Below is a window of Christensenella minuta DNA.
TCGGAGCTGTCTGTTCCCAGAATGTATGCGCCGGGATAACGGCGCCGCAATACATGCGTGCTGTTTCCCGGACCACAGCCGATGTCGAGGACGCGCGCAACTCCTTTCTGGGGAAGGCGCGCGGCGAGGTCGCGGGAGGGCTGCGTACGTTCCTGCTCATATTTTAGGTAGAGTACCGAATCCCATTGCGTCATAAAATCCACCTCGTTTGATAACGGATTATTTTACGGAAATTCCCCTGCGGGGAAGGCCTGCCGCTGCCCGGAAGGATCCCGGAGGCATGCAAATATCCTATAAAAATCGTATCAAACCACGGATACAAAGTCAATTGGCTTCCAGCGGTTTTGGCACACGTACGCGGTGTTTTTTGAAAAATGAAAGCATAAACGCCACGCAGCATATAAAGGTCAGCAGCTCTGCGGCCGGCCCCGTCATCCACACGCCGCTCAGACCAAACGCGCGCGGCAGCAGGAGAAGGCAGGGAACAATCAGCCCAAAGCCGCGCAGGGCGGAAATCAGGAACGAGGGCTTTGGACGCGCGATGGAAGCGAAAAAAGAGGTCGTCACCACGTTCACGCCCGCAAACAGGAAGCCGAAGAAATAAATAGAAAGCCCATCCCGCGTGAGCGCCTGCAGCTGCCCGTTTCCTTCGCTGTTGAAAACGGAGGCGATCTGGTCTGGAAAGAACAGGGCGGCGAGGTAAAATAATCCGCCGAGGACGAAAGCAAGCGCCGCGCCGAGGAGATAGGTGCGCAGTACGTTCCCCATGCGTCCCGCGCCGTAATTCACACTGACGACGGGCTGTATTCCCTGGCCGACGCCCGTGAAGATAGCGATACATACCAGCGCAAGGTTGGCGACGATGCCGTATGCCGCCACGCCGATATCCCCGGCGATGCCCATAATTACCATGTTGAACAGGAAAATGATTATGCCGGAAGAAAATTCCGTAATAAAAGAGGGAATGCCTGTGAGAACGGAGCTTATAAGCTCTTTTGCATTCAGGCGGGTCTTTTTCAGACGGAAATGATTCTTTTTGCGGAAGAAATGCGAGGACAGGATTACCATGCTGAGGATGGGAGAGACCCCGGTCGCGAGGGCCGCGCCGAAAATGCCGAGCTGCATGGGGAAGACAAAAATATAGTCGAACACAATATTAAAGAGGCAGCTGCCAAGCATGCCGAACATCGCGAGGCGGGGATTGCCGTCGTTACGCACAAACGCGACGAGCAGGTTGTTGAGGATAAACGCACAGGAAAATACCATCAGCAGCTTGAGGTAGGTTGACGTCATGGAGATGATATGATCCCCGTTGGCGCCGAGCATCATTGCAATCGGCTGGTTCAGGAAAATACCGCACAGTGTAAGGATTACGCCAAGGACCGCGCCAAGCAGGAAAGACTGTGTGAAAATGCGGCTGCCCGCGCCACGCTCTCCTTTTCCGGTGGCGATGGAAAAGAGAGTTGCCGAGCCAATGCCGATGAGAAGACCCGTGCCGTTGATAAGGCTGAACACGGGCAGCGCGAGATTGAGGGCTACCAGCCCGTCCGCGCCGACGCCGTTTGCGACAAAGAAGGTATCCGCGAGGACATACAGGGAAACCCCGAGCATGCTCAGCACATTCAGGGAGACGTATTTGAAAAACGTCTTGTAGATGCCTTGGTTCAGGATGTTCGTTTGTTCCATTTCTTCCTCCCGGCCGGGCGCATGAGGGATGCTTCCCGGCGTGATTTTAGCGTTTTACCCGGATCCGCACGCCGTGAAGGGGTCCGGATGCCAAAAAATAATAGGCCTTCGCGTATCCGAAGGCCTAACAATACGAAAAAATTTGTGCATTTTATGTGACGCGCACCCGGCGGTGCAGCGGCACGGCACGATCTAATTTCCGGTACCAACAAAAAGCGGCGGTATCAGTCCGCTAAATTATAGCAAAGGAAAAATTTTATGTCAAGCAGCGGAAAGGACTTTTTCATCCTTACGGTTTTGGGGAAAATGAAAAAACGGCCATGGCATAGGCCGTCTTTCCGGAGGTCTGTATTTAAGAATGGGGGGTCAAACTTTATGGGTGGAACCTGTGTGGCAGGAGGATGAGTGCGAACAACCCTTGCACGATCCGCAGCATCCTCCTTTTTTCTGCTGCCGAATCAGTCCCCAGATCGAAAGCCCAAAGCAAGCGGCAACGATTACAACTACGAGAATGGTTCCGGGATTCACTTTAACGCCTCCTTTGTTTCCCCCGTACCGGCCTTCCTGGTTTTCGCCGGGCCCTGAGATCGGAGGTCATCGACCTTGAAACCCGGCGCAAAACATATCAGGAGTATGTACGTATGGGGAACGTATCTTTTCGTGCAGTACGCAGGAGAGTCGGCCTCCGTACTGTTTCCGCCTCGGGCGGATGGTTTACCGGAATTAGCATATGCTAACTCGCTTGGTAAAATTTTAGTTAGTCTTCGCTAACCATGATTAAAGTTTACCACTCCGGCCCGAGTTTGTCAACCCCATATTGCAAAAATTTATTTGAGAACCCCAAAGGCGTATGTTACAATAGATACAATAACTTCGGGGACGAAGAAACAGAGGGGGAAACGGAATGCGTGAATCTGGGGAAAACTATCTGGAGACGATCCTGCTCCTGCAAAAAAAACTCGGCTGCGTCCGTTCGATTGACATTGCAAACAAGCTGGATTACTCTAAGCCAAGCGTCAGCAGGGCAATGGGTATCCTGAAGAAGCAGGACTATATTACGATGGATAAGAGCGGTTTCATCGAGCTGACAGATAAAGGACTGCAGAAGGCCAGAGAGATCTACGAGCGGCATACGCTAATCCAGGAGTTCCTGATCGAAACGCTGGGAGTGGAGCCGGACATCGCGGAGCAGGACGCCTGCCGGATCGAGCACATTATCAGCGTCCGCACCTTTGACCGCATCAGGGAATATGTGGAAGAGCATCATAAATAGCGGGGCGCGGGCAAGGGAAAGACGGCGCTTTGAGCTGCGGCGGGAGAGGACGAATTCCCTGATTTTGAAAGCAGAGCGGCGCAGCGGCGTTTTGGGACCGCCGCCGGACGTGCGGAAAATAGAAAAAAAGGCAAGAAAAAATCCGGCAGGCCTGCCGGATTTTTTACCCTTTTGGGCGGGCCGGGAAGGTTCCGGCCCAAGGGGGGTTAGAGAATCTGTTAAAATCAATCGGTTTTGTTATGAATTTGCTTCCACAGCGGAAAGCGTTTCCTTCTTCTTCGACGGGTCGTAGCCTTTGCGTGCCATCAGCCATACAATAAGGGCGATCAGTGCTACGGCAATCACTGCGCCGACACCGAAGGGCTGCCCGAGAACGAATACGCTGCCGAGCTGGAAGATGATGAACGCGACCACATACGCGAGAAGCGTCTGGTAGCCAATCGCCGCCCATGTCCATTTCGCATTGCCCATTTCGCGCTTGATCGCACCGATCGCTGCGAAGCAGGGAGCGCACAGAAGGTTGAATGCCATGAAGGAGAAGGCGCTGACCACGGTGAACGTACCGGCCACGCTGGCGAGCAGAGCCACGCTTTCTTCGGTCGCGTCGGCGATACCGTGCAGGACGCCCATCGTTGCCACGACGTTTTCCTTGGCCACAAGGCCGGTGATCGTCGCGACGGAGGACTGCCAGTCGCCAAATCCAAGCGGTGCAAAGACTGGGGCGATGGCATTGCCGATTCCCGCCAGCATACTTTCGCCCGTATCCACCATTTCAAACGAAGTGTTAAAGTTGCTCAGCAGCCAGATAACGACTGTCGAGGCGAAGATGATGGTACCGGCTTTGATGATGAACGATTTACCGCGTTCCCACATGTGGATCAATACGCCTTTGGCGCCCGGTACACGATACTGGGGAAGCTCCATCACGAAGGGAGCCGGTTCGCCCGCGAACGGTTTGGTTTTTTTCAGGATGATACCGGAGACGATGACCATGCCGATTCCGAGGAAGTACGCACACGGCGCCAGCCACCAGGAATTTTCCGGGAACATCGCGCCCGCGATGAGGGCAATGATCGGAAGCTTGGCTCCGCAGGGGACGAACGTCGTCGTCATGATCGTCATGCGCCGGTCAGATTCGTTTTCAATCGTACGGCTTGCCATGATTCCGGGAACGCCGCAGCCGGAAGCAACCAGCATCGGAATGAAGGATTTACCGGACAGCCCGAATTTGCGGAAGATACGGTCCATGATGAAAGCGACACGCGCCATATAGCCGCAGTCTTCCAACAGCGCGAGCAGTACGAAGAGGATAAGCATCTGGGGTACGAAGCCGATAATTGCGCCCACACCGCCGATGATGCCGTCCACGACAAGGCTTTGCGCCCAATCGGCCGCGCCGATTGCCGCAAGGCCGCCCTCTGCCCAGCCGGAAATCCATTCGCCAAAGAGGACGTCGTTCGCCCAGTCGGTAACGATAGTCCCGAGCCAGCTGACCGAAATGAAGTAGACAAGGAACATCACGCCGATAAAGATCGGGATCGCAGCGGCACGGTTGGTGACTACGCGGTCGATCTTATCGGAGATCGTCATTTGCTCTTCGCGCTTCTTTACGCATTCGCGCATCAGGCTGTGGATGAAGAGATAGCGTTCGTTGGTGATGATGCTTTCGCTGTCGTCGTCATACTGGTTTTCACACAATTTGACAATCTCGTTGATTTTGTTTTTGGTATCCGCCTTGAACTTGAAATGCGCCTCCGCTTTTTCGTCCCGCTCGAACAGCTTGACCGCGTACCAGCGGAGGTTTTTTTGGTCAACAACGCCGGAAAGGACCCCCTCGATGTCCGTAAGGGAAGCCTCCACATCCGCCGCAAATTTGTGAACGATGGGCTGCACCGCCACCGTCTTCGCTACGCCGAGCGCCGTCTCGATCAGCTTCGTGAGGCCGGTGCCTTTCAGCGCCGAAGTCTCAACGATCGGGCAGCCGAGTTTTTCGCTCAGCTTCCTGATATCTATCTTATCGCCGCGCTTTTTAACTACGTCCATCATATTGAGCGCGATGACGACGGGCACACCCGTTTCCAGAAGCTGGGTCGTGAGGTACAGGTTGCGTTCGATGTTTGTTGCGTCTACGATGTCGATAATAACGTCGGGATGTTCTTCTAATAAATAATTCCGTGCAACAACCTCTTCCAGCGTGTAAGGGGACAGGGAATAGATACCCGGTAAGTCCGTCACAATGATATCTTTATGCTCTTTTAATTTGCCTTCTTTTTTTTCAACCGTTACGCCCGGCCAGTTGCCGACGTACTGCGATGCACCCGTAAGGTTATTGAACATGGTGGTTTTACCGCAGTTTGGGTTGCCTGCCAGTGCAAGTTTCATTTGCTTCCTCCTCTCAAAAGTTAGTCTAAGCTAACAATCGCTTCAAAAAAATGCAGGGAAATCCCCGCGATACGCCCACAAAATATCAGCTGACTTCGATCATGTCGGCGTCCGCCTTGCGGATCGAAAGTTCATAGCCGCGCACAGTGACCTCGACCGGGTCGCCGAGCGGCGCAACCTTGCGCACATAGACCTGGGTTCCCTTTGTGAGGCCCATGTCCATGATCCTGCGCTTTACGGCTCCCGAGCCAGTCAGTTTAACTACCGTTACCGTCTCGCCGCACTGAGCAGTGCGCAGGGTTTTCGCTTCGGATGTTTCATGCTTCATACCGTTCCTCCTTTCCGGCATGCGCCAAAGGGCGCAAAAAAATACAATACTTCCAAACGCAAAGGCGTTTTTTGGTCTAAAAGGGATCACGCATCCGCAATCATGATACGGCCGGCCATCGCTTTGCTGATCGCGATGCGTGTATCTTTCACGTTTACGATCATGTTTCCGCCCATCTCGGACACAACGGTCACATGTTCGCCCTCCACAAAACCAAGGCTTCCGAGAAAATGGCGCACATCATCTTTTCCCTTGATCTTGCAGATAAAAGCTTTTTTCCCCGCAGGGGCAAATGTAAGCGGCATGATGATAAACACTCCTTTCGATTAGCATACGCTAATATCTTGGCGAAATACAAGGGTTAGCAATTACTAACCCTTTTCCACCTGAAAGTTTACCATTGCTAACCAGAGAAGTCAATATGTAAACCGCAAAAAAGCAAAAAATAATCCCAAGGGGAGGAGCAACGGCAGGGCATGCTTTTTTCGCTGCTTGGGATGGAGCGCCGATCGAAAGGATTCCATTCTATAATAATCAGGGCAAATCCCGTATTTTGTTTGGGGAATCTTCGCAGAGGGTTGCCACAGCGCGAAAAAAAAGAGTATACTATTCATGAAACCTATTATGGCCGCGCAAGGCGGGCATGATGGAATAAACAGGAGGAATCATAAATTATGGGTAACGAAAGCAGTCAGAACGAACAAAGGACCACGCGGCGTGCGGGCATGAACGATGTGGCCCGCAAAATGACGGGCGGCAACAAAACGGCAGGGATCGTTATTGCCATCTGCATGGTGGTGCTCGGCATCCTGATTTTTGCCGCTCCGCTCATCATGGGGCTGGGGATCGCCTACCTGGTGACGATCGGCTTCATCGCCTACGGAATTTTTGAAATCGTCGCCTATGTCCGCACCCCCGCGGATTACCGCAACGGGTGGACGATTGCCAACGGAATCATCTTTACGCTCCTCGGCATCATGATTTTAGCAGAAGCGCTGGGCGGACAGTATGGGAAGATCAATATGATCTCCACGTTCTCATTCATCATCGGCTTCTTCGCCCTGTTCGGCGGTATCACGCAAATTTCGTCGTACGGCGCGTTCAAAAAAGCGGGCGAGCCGGGAGCGGGATGGATCCTCGCGAGCGGCATCATCAATCTGGTGCTTGGCATCCTGATTATCTGCGCGCCGATCGCGGGTTGGTTTACTATGGAATGGATTTTCGCGATTTACCTGATCGTGGGCGGCGTAGCACTGTTTGCGGAGGCCTGCTCGGGAAAGCTTGCTTATAAAAAATAACGCCGATCCATTGCAATGACAGAATCGAACAAAGTATTTGGCGGGAAATTCCGCGACAGAACGGCGATGTGCGGGGAAAAAGGCATATCGCCGTTTGCCGCCCGGAAATTATTTTGCCGCGCGGCCTGAATTCGGGCTGATAATTCGATATGACCGCATCGCAACGCTTTCCTGCCGTGCCCGCTGCAGGCGGGAAGCCGCCGCTGGGCGATCTGGCCGGCCAAAATAAATGCGGGACGCTGAAACAGACCGTCGCGCCCCGTTTTTTCGTAAGACAATAAAAAAGGATATGACGATGCAGACAAGAGGGATGAAAATCTGGTCCGGCCTGAATGTTGCGCTCGGCGCGCTCGCATACGCCGTGCTTTTGGACGGGATGTGGTTCTGGATAGGCTTTGCCTGCGCGGCAGCCGCGCTTATCCTTGGGAGCAAGGGGCGCAAAAGTCCATATAAAAGCAAACAAATCTGCTCGGTGGTCAGTATTGCGCTGGCTGTCGGGGCGGCTGTTTGCTATCTTATTCTTATGCTCTCGCTTGGATATTCCATGCCGGATATATTATGACAGATAAATTGGGGGGGACGGTATGCTAAAGCTTTACAAAGGATTGAAATCATATGTAAAGCAGCTGATTCTCATGGTTTTATTGCTTTTCGTACAGGCATTTTCCATGCTGATGCTGCCATCTATGATGTCGCTTATCATCGACCGGGGGGTCGTTCAGGGCGATATGAACTATATCGTTACGGCCGGGATCATTATGATTTGTATCACGCTTGCCGGATCGGTATCCGCCATCGGCGTGGGATATTTTGCTTCCAAAGTGGCGGTAGGCTTTTGCACGGATACGCGCAAAAAGCTGTTCCGCCATATTGACCGCTTTACCATGGAGGAATTTGACAAGGTGGGGACATCGTCCCTGACGACGCGTTCTACGAACGATATCCTGCAGGTACAGAATTTTACCATTATGCTGTTCCGGGTAATCATACTGGCGCCGATCATGTGCATTGGCGGCATTACGCTCGCCTTCCAGAAGAACGCGACGCTTGCGATGGTGCTGGTCGTCTGTATGCCGGTTATCGTGGTATTCCTCGTGCTTGTGCTGCGCAGCGCGTTTCCGGTTTTCCGTTCGATGCAGGCGAAGCTCGACAAGGTGAACCTGATTATACGCGAAAACATTACCGGGGTGCGCGTCGTGCGCGCGTTCACAGCTGAACAGCGGGAAGAGAAACGCTTTGAAGAGGCCAACGAGGATATGACGCGGACATCGACCAAATCGCAGGTGAAGGTGTCCACGCTGATGCCCCTTTTGATGCTGATTATCAATCTTGGTACGGTGGCGGTCGTTTGGTTCGGCGGACAGCAGATTTCCCAGGGCGTGATCCAGGTGGGCGATATGATGGCGCTGATCCAGTATTTGATGCTGATTATGTATGCGCTGGTGATGATGTCGCTGATCTTTGCCCTGATGCCCCGCGCCAGCGTATGCGCGGAGCGCATTATGGAGGTGCTGGAAATTAAGCCTGCCATCAAGGATGCGGTGAATCCAAAAATCCCGGAGAAAAAGACCGGAATTGTGGAATTCCGCGACGTGACGCTTGCCTATGGAAATTCGGATACGCCGGCGGTCTCAGGCATCAGCTTTACCGCGATGCCCGGCCAGACCACCGCCATCATCGGGGCGACGGGCAGCGGGAAGTCGTCTGTGATCTGCATGATCCCGCGGCTGCGCGACCCTGTGCAAGGTACAGTTTTGGTGGACGGCGTAGACGTGCGGGAATACGACCTTGACGCGCTGCGCAAGCGAATCGGTTATGTGCCGCAAAAGTCGAACCTGTTTGCGGGGACGATCCGCTCTAATATCGCTTTTTCCAACGAGGATATGAGCGACGGGCAGGTGGAGCGCGCCGCGCGGATCGCCCAGGCGGACGACTTTATTTCCAAAAAGGAACTGGGGTATGACGATCCCGTCGCAGAAGGGGGAACCAACGTATCCGGCGGCCAGCGCCAGCGCCTTGCAATCGCGCGCGCCATGGCGACGAACGCGAATATCTTCGTGTTTGACGACAGCTTTTCGGCGCTGGATTTCAAAACCGACGCAGCCGTACGGCGGGCGATCCGGGAAAGTACGCAGGATGCGACCGTCATTATCGTGGCCCAGCGGGTGGGTACGATCATGAATGCGGACAAAATACTGGTAATGGACCAGGGAAAAATAATCGGGGAAGGAACGCACGAAGAGCTGCTCCGAACTTGCGGCATCTATGAGCAGATCGCCAAAACACAGCTGGCTGGGGGAGGTGAGGAGGAATGAGCAAGCAATCGCCGAAAAAGAATTCAACCGCAAAACGGCTGATCGGCTATTTTAAGCCGTACAGGAAAAAAGTGGTCTTCCTTTTGATCTGCGCGATCGTGGGCGTTGTATTCCTGATCACCGGTCCGCGCGTCCTCGGGACGGCAACGAACGTGATTACCATGCGCGCGCAGTATAACCAAACGGGCGTATTGAACCTCGACGTCAATAACCCCGAGCTGGCGGGTATCGGGGAAATCCGCGAGAATGTCGATGCGGAGGGAAACTACGCCGGACCTCCTCTTAAAGAGGGGGAGATGCCGGTGCTGAAGATGGTGCTGATGATCCTCGTCGCCATTTACGGGCTTTCCGCATTCTTTACATACCTGCAGCAGAAAACCACGGCGCAGGTCGCACAGCGGGCGATGTTTGACCTGCGGGAAAATGTGGACAAGAAGATACAAAAGCTTCCGCTGAATTATTACGATACGCACACGCACGGGGATGTGCTATCCCGCACGACGACGGATATCGAAACGATATCGACTTCGCTCCAGCAGATCATGACGCAGCTTTTGACGGCGATTTTTACGATCATCGGCATCGTGGTCATGATGTTTACCCTAAACTGGCAGATGGCGCTGATCGCGCTCGTCGTGCTTCCGGTGGCGCTGTTCGTTTGCTCGCGTATCGCGAAGAAATCACAGGCGTTTTTCAAGGGCCAGCAGGAGGGCCTTGGGGCCGTCAACAGCTATGTGGAGGAGCACTACGCGGGACACGACGTATTGAAGCTGTATGGCGGGGAGGACCGCGCGGAACACGAATTCGATGAAATGAACGATACGCTCAACGAGGACGCGCGACGCGCGCAGTTCGCGTCTTCCATCATGATGCCCGCCACCAACCTGGTGGGAAACCTGGGGTACGTGGGCATCTGTATCCTCGGCGGCCTCCTGACAGCGGGCGGCTCGCTTACCATCGGCGCGATCCAGGCGTTCCTGCAATATATGCAGCAGTTTACACAGCCCATTATCCAGACATCCAATATTGTCAACATGATGCAAAGCACCCTTGCCGCGGCCGACCGCGTGTTCGGGTTCCTGGATGAACCAGAAATACCGGAGGAGCGGGAGAACGCCGTTCATATTGAAAAAACAGAGGGGCATATTACCTTCGAGCATGTGAAATTCGGGTATTCGCCCGACCGCATTTTGATTACCGACATGAACGCGGAAATAAAGCACGGGCAAAAGGTAGGGATTTGCGGGCCGACCGGCGCCGGAAAAACGACGCTCATCAACCTGTTGATGCGTTTTTACGACCTCAATGGCGGGGCGATCAGGATCGACGGGACAGACACTACTGACATGACGCGCCAAAATGTGCGCAGCCTGTTTGGGATGGTGCTGCAGGATACGTGGCTGTATTCGGCCAGCATTCGCGACAATATCCGTTACGGGCGGCCGGAAGCGACGGACGAAGAGGTGGAGGAGGCGTGCCGGATGGCAAACGCCGATTATTTCATCCGCACCCTGCCGGAAGGCTACGATACCGTGATTGACGAGAGCGCGGGGAATCTTTCCTCCGGGCAAAAGCAGCTGCTTACGATCGCGCGCGCGTTCTGCGCAAATCCGCAGATATTGATTCTGGACGAAGCGACAAGCTCCGTCGACACGCGTACGGAAAAGCTGATGACGGACGCGATGAAAAAGCTGACGGAGGGGCGGACCAATTTCCAAATCGCCCACAGGCTGTCCACCATCTTTGACGCGGACCTGATTCTTGTTTTGAAGGACGGCGACCTTGTGGAGCAGGGAACGCACGACGAGCTGATGAAGACGGGCGGCGTGTATGCCGCACTGTACAACAGCCAGTTCTCGTAAGCGCCCCAAAGGAACAAAACCGGTATCCCGCAAGGGGTACCGGTTTTTGCTATCGCAGAGAATGATAGGGGATCAGATTTCTTTGTCTTTGAGCGCGAGGGCGCGCACCTTGAGCGGCAGGCCGAACAGGTTAATGAAGCCCTCCGCATCCTTGTGGTCGTATACCTCGTCCTCGCCGAAGGTGGCGAACTCTTCGCTGTACAGGGAGTAGGGGGACTTAAGGCCGACATGCGTGCAGTTGCCCTTATAGAGCTTCATACGCACCGTCCCGGTGACCGTTTTCTGCGTTTCGGCCAAGAATGCCGCCAGCGCTTCGCGCAGCGGGCAGAACCATTTGCCGTCATATACGAGCTCCGCGTATTTCGCGGCCACGCCTTCCTTGTAATGCATGGTATCTTTGTCGAGCGTCAGCATTTCGAGTCCCGCATGCGCCGTATAGAGGATGCGTCCACCGGGGTTTTCGTATACGCCGCGGCTTTTCATGCCCACGAGACGGTTTTCCACCAGGTCGTCGATGCCTACGCCGTTTTCCGCACCAAGCTCGTTCAGCTTGGCGACAAGCTCGACCGGGCCGTATTTTTGTCCGTCGATGGAAACGGGGATGCCCTGTTCAAATTCGATAGTGAAATAACATGGCTTATCCGGCGCTTCTTCCGGCGTTTTGCAGATCATATAGAGGTCGTCCTTGGGTTCGTTCCACGGGTCTTCGAGGTCGGAACCTTCGTGCGAAAGATGCCAGATGTTGGCATCCATGCTGTAATTGTGCTCCTTATCTACCGGGACGGGGATGTTGCGCGCCTGTGCGTATTCGATCTCTTCCTCGCGGGATTTGATATCCCAGATACGCCAGGGGGCGATGATATCGATTTCCGGGGCAAGCGCCTTTACGGTAAGCTCGAACCGCACCTGGTCGTTACCTTTGCCGGTCGCGCCGTGGCAGATAGCGTCCGCACCCACTTCTTTGGCAATCTCGACCAAACGCTTTGCGATGACCGGACGTGCAAAAGAGGTGCCGAGCAGGTATTTTCCTTCGTATACCGCGCCCGCCTGCATTGTCGGGTAGACATAATCGGTGATAAATTCTTCCGTGAGGTCTTCGATATATGCATCCGACGCGCCGGTATTGATGGCCTTTTCGTACAGACCGTCAAGCTCTTTGCCCTGCCCGACGTTGCCGCATACCGCGATTACGTCTTTTACGCCGTAGGTTTCCTTGAGCCACGGAATGATGATGGAGGTATCGAGACCACCGGAATACGCGAGAACTACCTTGTTATACTGTTTCTTTGCATTCATGACAAAACTCCTTTTCCGCGCACCCAAGGTGCGTTGCATTCATTTGATATTCATAATTATACATAAAAATGAATAATTATGCAATAGGGAATTTGTAAAAAATACAAACTTTTTTATTTCCAGCGCAAAATTGCGAAAAAAGAAGTAATCATGTATACTGTATTTAACTCGGAATGTTCTGCAAAAGGAAAGGTGAAAATGATTGTACTCGGTATTGACCCCGGCCTTGCAACAGTGGGCTATGGTGTGATAAGCTGTGACGAAAAGGTAAGGCTGAAATTGATTGATTACGGCACGATCCTGACGGAGGCGGGCGAGCAGTTTCCGGTCCGCTTAAAGCAGATTAACCACGGGATCGCCCAGTTAATCGATATGTACCGGCCGGATTCGATTGCGTTTGAAGAATTGTTCTTCAACAAGAACGTGACGACGGCGATCAGCGTCGCGCAGGCGCGCGGGGCGGCGCTTGTGGCAGCGTCTGAACGGACGGAGCAGCTTTACGAATATACGCCCTTGCAGATCAAGCAGGCGGTGGTGGGATATGGACGGGCGGATAAAAACCAGGTGCAGATGATGGTAAAGACGATCCTGTCCCTAAAGGAAGCACCGAAGCCGGACGACGCGGCGGACGCGGTGGCGGTGGCGATTTGCCATGCGCACAGCGCACACACGGCAGGGATACTTAACACAAAGATCAAGTAAGGCGCGCAGGCCTCTGGAATTGAAGGAGTAAACATCTATGTATGCATATATAGCAGGGGAAGTCGTACAGAAGGCGGCGGCCTATGCGGTGATCGACGTGGGCGGCGTGGGCTACCAGATATTTACGGACACGTTTTCCCTGAACTCGATCAAAACGGGAGAGAAAGCAAAGCTGTATACCTATCTTAAGGTAGCGGAGGACGATATGACCCTTTACGGGTTCCTGACGCAGGAGCAAAAAACGATGTTCGAGAAGCTGCTGTCGATCAGCGGGATCGGTCCGAAAGCGGCTGCGTCCGTGCTTTCGGTCATGCGGGTGAACGATATCGCCGCAGCTGTGATTTCAAACGACGATAAGGCGTTTACCAATGTGCCGGGGATTGGCAAGAAAACGGCACAGCGGCTTGTGCTGGAGCTGAAGGAAAAGGTGGA
It encodes the following:
- a CDS encoding MATE family efflux transporter, whose amino-acid sequence is MEQTNILNQGIYKTFFKYVSLNVLSMLGVSLYVLADTFFVANGVGADGLVALNLALPVFSLINGTGLLIGIGSATLFSIATGKGERGAGSRIFTQSFLLGAVLGVILTLCGIFLNQPIAMMLGANGDHIISMTSTYLKLLMVFSCAFILNNLLVAFVRNDGNPRLAMFGMLGSCLFNIVFDYIFVFPMQLGIFGAALATGVSPILSMVILSSHFFRKKNHFRLKKTRLNAKELISSVLTGIPSFITEFSSGIIIFLFNMVIMGIAGDIGVAAYGIVANLALVCIAIFTGVGQGIQPVVSVNYGAGRMGNVLRTYLLGAALAFVLGGLFYLAALFFPDQIASVFNSEGNGQLQALTRDGLSIYFFGFLFAGVNVVTTSFFASIARPKPSFLISALRGFGLIVPCLLLLPRAFGLSGVWMTGPAAELLTFICCVAFMLSFFKKHRVRVPKPLEAN
- the feoB gene encoding ferrous iron transport protein B; the protein is MKLALAGNPNCGKTTMFNNLTGASQYVGNWPGVTVEKKEGKLKEHKDIIVTDLPGIYSLSPYTLEEVVARNYLLEEHPDVIIDIVDATNIERNLYLTTQLLETGVPVVIALNMMDVVKKRGDKIDIRKLSEKLGCPIVETSALKGTGLTKLIETALGVAKTVAVQPIVHKFAADVEASLTDIEGVLSGVVDQKNLRWYAVKLFERDEKAEAHFKFKADTKNKINEIVKLCENQYDDDSESIITNERYLFIHSLMRECVKKREEQMTISDKIDRVVTNRAAAIPIFIGVMFLVYFISVSWLGTIVTDWANDVLFGEWISGWAEGGLAAIGAADWAQSLVVDGIIGGVGAIIGFVPQMLILFVLLALLEDCGYMARVAFIMDRIFRKFGLSGKSFIPMLVASGCGVPGIMASRTIENESDRRMTIMTTTFVPCGAKLPIIALIAGAMFPENSWWLAPCAYFLGIGMVIVSGIILKKTKPFAGEPAPFVMELPQYRVPGAKGVLIHMWERGKSFIIKAGTIIFASTVVIWLLSNFNTSFEMVDTGESMLAGIGNAIAPVFAPLGFGDWQSSVATITGLVAKENVVATMGVLHGIADATEESVALLASVAGTFTVVSAFSFMAFNLLCAPCFAAIGAIKREMGNAKWTWAAIGYQTLLAYVVAFIIFQLGSVFVLGQPFGVGAVIAVALIALIVWLMARKGYDPSKKKETLSAVEANS
- a CDS encoding FeoA family protein, with translation MKHETSEAKTLRTAQCGETVTVVKLTGSGAVKRRIMDMGLTKGTQVYVRKVAPLGDPVEVTVRGYELSIRKADADMIEVS
- a CDS encoding FeoB-associated Cys-rich membrane protein, which translates into the protein MNPGTILVVVIVAACFGLSIWGLIRQQKKGGCCGSCKGCSHSSSCHTGSTHKV
- a CDS encoding metal-dependent transcriptional regulator, whose amino-acid sequence is MRESGENYLETILLLQKKLGCVRSIDIANKLDYSKPSVSRAMGILKKQDYITMDKSGFIELTDKGLQKAREIYERHTLIQEFLIETLGVEPDIAEQDACRIEHIISVRTFDRIREYVEEHHK
- a CDS encoding HdeD family acid-resistance protein — protein: MGNESSQNEQRTTRRAGMNDVARKMTGGNKTAGIVIAICMVVLGILIFAAPLIMGLGIAYLVTIGFIAYGIFEIVAYVRTPADYRNGWTIANGIIFTLLGIMILAEALGGQYGKINMISTFSFIIGFFALFGGITQISSYGAFKKAGEPGAGWILASGIINLVLGILIICAPIAGWFTMEWIFAIYLIVGGVALFAEACSGKLAYKK
- a CDS encoding FeoA family protein; its protein translation is MPLTFAPAGKKAFICKIKGKDDVRHFLGSLGFVEGEHVTVVSEMGGNMIVNVKDTRIAISKAMAGRIMIADA